In one Sphingomonas sanguinis genomic region, the following are encoded:
- a CDS encoding Flp family type IVb pilin: MKARMILYDLRRLIADTRGSSAVEYGLIVATVMLAVFASLSQMGFSLQKLAYLIADQLSLTSR; encoded by the coding sequence ATGAAAGCGCGGATGATCCTGTACGACCTGCGACGCCTGATAGCCGACACGCGCGGTTCGTCGGCGGTGGAATATGGCCTGATCGTCGCCACCGTCATGCTGGCCGTATTCGCAAGCCTGTCCCAGATGGGTTTCAGCCTGCAGAAGCTCGCCTATCTAATCGCCGATCAGCTCAGCCTGACAAGCCGTTAG
- a CDS encoding shikimate kinase, translated as MLQSHNPVDASWNGSPIVLVGLMGVGKSTVGRRLANRLRVPFVDADTAIEQAAGMSIPEIFEHYGEPYFRDGERRVIARLVDGRPKVIATGGGAFINDETRALILEQATAIWLNASPEVLAERVKRRDTRPLLRGKDPLKVLRELSAVRNPIYALAPIHVSSKRGPHEATVNAILKAIGR; from the coding sequence ATGTTGCAAAGCCACAACCCTGTAGATGCAAGCTGGAACGGGTCGCCCATCGTGCTCGTCGGTCTGATGGGCGTGGGCAAGTCGACCGTGGGCCGCCGTCTGGCGAATCGGTTGCGCGTGCCCTTCGTCGATGCCGACACCGCGATCGAGCAAGCCGCCGGCATGAGCATCCCCGAAATCTTCGAGCATTACGGCGAACCCTATTTCCGCGACGGCGAGCGCCGCGTGATCGCCCGGCTCGTCGATGGCCGACCCAAGGTGATCGCGACCGGCGGCGGCGCGTTCATCAATGACGAGACGCGCGCGCTGATCCTGGAACAGGCCACCGCCATCTGGCTGAACGCCAGTCCCGAGGTTCTGGCCGAGCGGGTCAAGCGACGCGACACGCGGCCGCTGCTGCGCGGCAAGGACCCGCTGAAGGTGCTGCGCGAACTGTCGGCCGTCCGCAACCCGATCTACGCGCTCGCCCCCATCCATGTCTCCAGCAAGCGGGGGCCGCACGAGGCCACCGTCAACGCCATCCTGAAAGCCATCGGACGATGA
- a CDS encoding acetyl-CoA carboxylase carboxyltransferase subunit alpha produces the protein MSTTFLDFEKPIAELQSRIDELRDTTAEGTVDIGAEIAKLQAKSDKLLRDTFAKLTPWQKTQVARHPQRPHFKHYVAGLFDEFVPLAGDRAFGDDQAIMGGFAQFRGQRVMVLGHEKGEDTASRLRHNFGMGKPEGYRKAIRLVELADRFGLPIVTLVDTSGAFPGIQAEERGQAEAIARSTEACLAAGVPVVSAIVGEGGSGGAVALAAGNRVLMFEHAVYSVISPEGCASILWRTADKASDAAEAMRVTAQDLKHFGVIDTIVPEPVGGAHRDHAGAIANLGDAVEKALGELGGLGRDELKRGRAAKFLAMGRL, from the coding sequence ATGTCAACGACCTTCCTCGATTTCGAGAAACCGATCGCCGAGCTTCAGAGCCGGATCGACGAGCTGCGCGATACGACCGCCGAAGGGACGGTCGATATCGGCGCGGAGATCGCCAAGCTCCAGGCCAAGTCCGACAAGCTGCTGCGCGATACCTTCGCCAAGCTGACCCCGTGGCAGAAGACGCAGGTCGCTCGTCACCCGCAGCGTCCGCACTTCAAGCATTATGTCGCCGGGTTGTTCGACGAGTTCGTGCCGCTGGCGGGCGACCGCGCCTTCGGCGACGATCAGGCGATCATGGGCGGCTTTGCGCAGTTTCGCGGCCAGCGCGTCATGGTGCTGGGCCATGAAAAGGGTGAGGATACCGCCAGCCGCCTGCGCCACAATTTCGGCATGGGCAAGCCGGAGGGCTATCGCAAGGCGATTCGCCTGGTCGAACTGGCCGATCGCTTCGGTCTGCCGATCGTGACGCTGGTCGATACCTCGGGTGCGTTCCCCGGCATCCAGGCCGAAGAGCGCGGCCAGGCGGAAGCCATTGCGCGGTCGACCGAGGCCTGTCTGGCGGCAGGTGTGCCGGTCGTCTCGGCGATCGTCGGCGAAGGCGGCTCGGGCGGCGCGGTTGCGCTGGCGGCGGGCAACCGGGTGCTGATGTTCGAGCACGCGGTCTATTCGGTCATCAGCCCCGAGGGTTGCGCCTCGATCCTGTGGCGGACCGCCGACAAGGCATCGGACGCGGCCGAGGCGATGCGCGTCACCGCGCAGGACCTGAAGCATTTCGGCGTGATCGACACCATCGTGCCCGAGCCGGTGGGCGGCGCGCATCGCGATCATGCGGGCGCGATCGCCAATCTGGGTGATGCGGTCGAAAAGGCGCTGGGCGAGCTGGGCGGCCTGGGCCGTGACGAGCTGAAGCGCGGGCGTGCCGCCAAGTTCCTGGCGATGGGGCGGCTTTAA
- a CDS encoding glycoside hydrolase family 127 protein, translating to MLRSSRREWMQGAAGVALMGIATRAVGAAPSILPAKAEPLPLSAVRLRPSVYATAVETNRRYLYRLSPDRLLYNFRKYAGLEPKAPIYGGWESDTIAGHTLGHYMSALVLTWQQTGDTEMRRRADYIVAELAEAQAKRGTGYVGALGRKRADGTVVDGEEIFPEIMAGKIKSGGFDLNGSWSPLYTVHKLFAGLLDIHGGWGNAQALDVAVKLGGYFARVFAALDDEQMQKVLGCEYGGLNESYAELYQRTNDRQWLALAERIYDRKVLDPLVAGEDKLANFHANTQVPKLIGLARIHEITGKAEPAKGASFFWETVTGHHSYVIGGNADREYFSEPDTIARHITDQTCEHCNTYNMMKLTRHLYGWQPDGRYFDYYERAHLNHAMAAQNPQTGGFTYMTPLMSGVVREFSTNKDDAFWCCVGSGMEAHAKHGESIFWQGGDTFFVNLYIPAEARWEKRGAIVTLDTAYPMEGQARLSFTRLDRAGRFPLALRVPGWANGQAQVEVNGHAVSPRFERGYAVVDRRWKAGDTVSIRLPLDLRVETTPGDDSVVAVLRGPMVMAADLGGREDKWDSPDPVLVGANPLAGFTAADPATARYRTAGIFRPADLSFVPFFSQYDRRSAVYFKRFTDAGWKAQEAAFLADQAKARDIAARSVDVMHLGEMQPERDHGLTSDISYPVSYRGRQGRDARSGGYFEFTMAVRPGPMILQGTYWGEERARDFDILVDNVKVATQHLENDKPGAFFDVEYPLPPALTAGKKSVRVRIVPHDRSSAGPIFGMRLFAAKPGATA from the coding sequence ATGCTGCGGTCGAGCAGGCGGGAATGGATGCAGGGGGCGGCGGGCGTCGCGTTGATGGGAATAGCGACGCGGGCGGTGGGGGCCGCGCCGTCGATCCTCCCGGCCAAGGCGGAGCCGCTGCCACTGTCGGCGGTGCGACTGCGCCCGTCCGTCTATGCGACCGCCGTCGAGACCAACCGCCGTTATCTCTACCGCCTCAGTCCCGATCGGCTGCTGTACAATTTCCGCAAATATGCAGGACTGGAACCCAAGGCGCCGATCTATGGCGGGTGGGAGAGCGACACGATCGCGGGCCATACGCTCGGCCATTACATGTCGGCGCTGGTGCTGACCTGGCAGCAGACCGGCGATACCGAGATGCGCCGCCGTGCCGACTATATCGTGGCCGAACTGGCCGAGGCGCAAGCCAAGCGCGGGACCGGCTATGTCGGCGCGCTCGGCCGCAAGCGCGCGGACGGCACGGTGGTCGATGGCGAGGAGATTTTCCCCGAAATCATGGCGGGCAAGATCAAGTCAGGTGGATTCGACCTCAACGGGTCGTGGTCGCCGCTCTATACGGTGCACAAGCTGTTTGCCGGGCTGCTCGACATTCATGGCGGCTGGGGCAATGCGCAGGCGCTCGACGTCGCGGTCAAGCTGGGCGGCTATTTCGCACGCGTCTTCGCCGCGCTTGACGACGAACAGATGCAGAAGGTGCTGGGCTGTGAATATGGCGGGCTGAACGAAAGCTATGCCGAACTCTATCAGCGGACCAACGACCGCCAGTGGCTGGCGCTCGCCGAGCGCATCTATGACCGCAAGGTGCTCGACCCGCTGGTGGCGGGCGAGGACAAGCTCGCCAATTTCCACGCCAATACCCAGGTGCCCAAGCTGATCGGCCTGGCGCGCATCCACGAGATCACCGGCAAGGCCGAACCCGCCAAGGGCGCGAGCTTCTTCTGGGAAACGGTGACGGGGCATCACAGCTATGTCATCGGCGGCAATGCGGACCGGGAGTATTTCTCCGAACCCGATACGATCGCCCGGCACATCACCGACCAGACGTGCGAGCATTGCAACACCTACAACATGATGAAGCTGACCCGGCATCTCTATGGCTGGCAGCCGGATGGGCGCTATTTCGACTATTATGAGCGCGCGCACCTGAACCACGCCATGGCCGCGCAAAATCCGCAAACTGGCGGCTTCACCTATATGACGCCGCTGATGAGCGGCGTGGTGCGCGAGTTTTCGACTAACAAGGACGATGCCTTCTGGTGCTGCGTTGGCTCGGGGATGGAGGCTCACGCAAAGCATGGCGAGTCCATCTTCTGGCAGGGCGGCGACACCTTCTTCGTCAATCTCTACATCCCGGCAGAGGCCCGGTGGGAGAAGCGCGGCGCGATCGTGACGCTCGACACCGCCTATCCGATGGAAGGGCAGGCGAGGTTGAGCTTCACGCGGCTCGACCGGGCGGGTCGCTTCCCGCTGGCGCTGCGTGTGCCGGGCTGGGCGAACGGCCAGGCGCAGGTCGAGGTCAACGGCCACGCCGTATCCCCGCGCTTCGAGCGGGGCTATGCTGTGGTCGATCGTCGGTGGAAGGCCGGGGACACGGTTTCCATCCGCCTGCCGCTCGACCTTCGGGTCGAAACGACGCCCGGCGACGATAGCGTCGTGGCGGTCCTGCGCGGACCGATGGTGATGGCGGCCGATCTGGGCGGGCGCGAGGACAAGTGGGACTCGCCCGACCCGGTGCTGGTCGGCGCCAATCCGCTGGCGGGCTTCACCGCCGCCGATCCGGCGACCGCGCGATACAGGACGGCGGGGATCTTCCGTCCGGCGGACCTGAGCTTCGTACCCTTCTTCAGCCAGTATGACCGGCGCAGCGCGGTCTATTTCAAGCGCTTCACCGATGCCGGGTGGAAAGCGCAGGAGGCGGCCTTCCTGGCCGATCAGGCGAAGGCCCGCGACATTGCGGCCCGCTCGGTCGACGTCATGCATCTCGGCGAGATGCAACCCGAGCGCGACCATGGGCTGACCTCGGACATTTCCTACCCCGTCTCCTATCGCGGGCGGCAGGGGCGCGATGCGCGGTCGGGCGGCTATTTCGAGTTCACCATGGCGGTGCGCCCCGGCCCGATGATCCTGCAGGGTACCTATTGGGGCGAAGAGCGCGCGCGGGACTTCGACATATTGGTCGACAATGTGAAGGTCGCGACCCAGCATCTGGAGAACGACAAGCCGGGCGCTTTCTTCGACGTCGAATATCCGTTGCCGCCTGCGCTGACGGCGGGCAAGAAGAGCGTGCGGGTGCGCATCGTGCCGCATGATCGCAGCTCGGCGGGGCCGATCTTCGGCATGCGGCTGTTCGCGGCCAAGCCGGGGGCGACGGCGTGA
- a CDS encoding Ldh family oxidoreductase, with translation MTLDELRALARAKLLGAGLAPAHAEAVAETMVAGERDGCASHGIYRLLVAVSSIEKGVVVPDAEPVLSHPARALVRVDGGGGFAQLAFQTGKPALIEKARGNGIAALALNNVVHFAALWPEVEELAEEGLVALAFTPSHAWVAPSGGAEPVFGTNPIAFGWPRPDGPPFVFDFATSMVARGEIELHRRAGKSVPDDWGVDSEGKPTSDPAAILSGAMRTFGGHKGSALAAMVELLAGPLIGDMTSRESIEWDGGRGGSPLGGELIIAIDPNGFLGDLLPEHQDRAEAMFGAITGQGARLPSARRYTARQVSLVEGVEISADLYRDVTALKG, from the coding sequence ATGACGCTGGACGAATTGCGGGCGCTGGCGCGGGCCAAGCTGCTGGGTGCGGGACTGGCCCCTGCCCATGCCGAGGCGGTCGCCGAGACGATGGTAGCGGGCGAGCGCGACGGATGCGCCTCGCACGGTATCTACCGCCTGCTGGTCGCGGTCTCCAGTATCGAGAAGGGCGTGGTCGTCCCCGATGCCGAGCCGGTGCTGTCGCATCCCGCCCGCGCGCTGGTCCGTGTCGATGGCGGCGGCGGCTTTGCACAACTCGCCTTTCAGACCGGCAAGCCCGCCCTGATCGAGAAGGCCAGGGGGAACGGCATCGCTGCGCTGGCCCTCAACAATGTCGTCCATTTTGCCGCGCTCTGGCCCGAAGTGGAGGAACTGGCGGAGGAGGGACTGGTCGCGCTCGCCTTCACGCCCAGCCATGCCTGGGTCGCGCCGTCGGGCGGGGCGGAGCCGGTGTTCGGCACAAATCCCATCGCCTTCGGCTGGCCACGCCCGGACGGGCCGCCCTTCGTCTTCGACTTCGCCACTTCCATGGTCGCGCGCGGCGAAATCGAACTCCATCGCCGGGCGGGCAAGAGCGTGCCCGACGACTGGGGCGTCGATAGCGAGGGTAAGCCGACCAGCGACCCGGCCGCGATCCTGTCCGGCGCGATGCGGACATTCGGCGGGCACAAGGGATCGGCGCTGGCGGCGATGGTCGAACTGCTCGCCGGTCCTCTGATCGGCGATATGACGAGCCGGGAGTCGATCGAATGGGACGGCGGGCGTGGCGGTTCGCCGTTGGGTGGCGAGTTGATTATTGCGATCGATCCCAATGGGTTCCTCGGTGATCTTCTACCCGAGCATCAGGATCGGGCCGAGGCGATGTTCGGGGCGATCACGGGGCAGGGGGCACGGCTGCCTTCCGCCCGCCGCTACACGGCGCGTCAGGTTTCGCTGGTCGAGGGGGTCGAGATTTCGGCCGATCTCTACCGGGACGTGACGGCGCTGAAGGGTTGA
- the aroB gene encoding 3-dehydroquinate synthase — translation MKTVTVSLGDRSYPIHIEAGLLPRAAEYLAPLSRGRRMAIVTDENVRPHLTVLQASLEAAGVASEAIILPSGEKTKSWAMLSQVCDRLLELGIERADHVIALGGGVIGDLVGFACSIVKRGCRFVQIPTTLLSQVDSSVGGKTAINTSAGKNLIGAFHQPAMVLIDPDVLDTLPARQVRAGYAEVVKYGLIDDFAFFEWCEANAPALLAGDADARVYAIAHSVAAKARIVAADEHETNGIRALLNLGHTFGHALEAEAGFSDRLLHGEGVAAGCALAFRYSVRKGLCERQDAERVAAHLRTIGLPDGLAAAGIDAPSATLIEHMKHDKKMAAGTLPFLLARGIGQTYLDKTVDLTDVAAFLDSEPR, via the coding sequence ATGAAGACCGTCACCGTGTCGCTCGGCGACCGCAGCTATCCCATCCATATCGAAGCCGGGCTGCTGCCCCGCGCCGCCGAGTATCTTGCGCCCCTGTCGCGCGGGCGTCGCATGGCGATCGTGACCGATGAGAATGTCCGGCCGCATCTGACGGTGCTCCAGGCATCCCTGGAGGCAGCGGGCGTCGCGAGCGAGGCGATCATCCTGCCATCCGGCGAGAAGACCAAGAGCTGGGCGATGCTAAGCCAAGTCTGCGACCGGCTGCTCGAACTCGGCATCGAGCGGGCGGATCATGTCATCGCACTGGGCGGCGGGGTGATCGGCGATCTGGTCGGCTTCGCCTGTTCGATCGTCAAGCGCGGCTGCCGCTTCGTACAGATCCCGACGACCTTGCTGTCGCAGGTCGACTCGTCGGTCGGCGGCAAGACTGCGATCAACACCTCGGCGGGCAAGAACCTGATCGGCGCCTTCCACCAGCCCGCGATGGTGCTGATCGACCCGGACGTGCTCGACACGCTGCCCGCGCGCCAAGTGCGGGCGGGTTATGCCGAGGTCGTCAAATATGGCCTGATCGACGACTTCGCCTTTTTCGAATGGTGCGAGGCCAATGCGCCTGCATTGCTGGCGGGGGATGCCGATGCGCGGGTATACGCCATCGCGCATTCGGTCGCGGCGAAGGCGCGGATCGTGGCGGCGGACGAGCATGAGACGAACGGCATCCGCGCGCTCCTGAACCTCGGCCATACTTTCGGCCATGCGCTGGAAGCGGAGGCGGGCTTCTCCGACCGGTTGCTCCATGGTGAGGGCGTCGCGGCGGGCTGTGCGCTCGCCTTCCGCTATTCGGTCCGCAAGGGCCTTTGCGAGCGGCAGGATGCCGAACGGGTCGCGGCGCATCTCCGCACGATCGGCCTGCCCGACGGCTTGGCTGCCGCCGGGATCGATGCGCCCTCCGCGACATTGATCGAGCATATGAAGCACGACAAGAAAATGGCGGCGGGCACCCTGCCCTTCCTGCTCGCGCGCGGGATCGGGCAGACCTATCTCGACAAGACAGTCGATCTGACGGACGTGGCCGCCTTCCTCGATTCCGAGCCGCGCTGA
- a CDS encoding (deoxy)nucleoside triphosphate pyrophosphohydrolase yields the protein MLTVLFPVVAAALVDEHGRVLLQQRPAGKALAGLWEFPGGKLEPGETPEAALVRELHEELAITVAPGMLEPAGFATEPLPGRHLLLLLYVIRSWSGTPVALEADGLTWCQPADMHAWPMPPADGPLVRQLAAYLADKTSLEAVPDSGTV from the coding sequence ATGCTCACTGTCCTTTTTCCCGTCGTCGCTGCGGCGCTTGTGGACGAACATGGCCGTGTGCTTTTGCAGCAACGCCCGGCGGGCAAGGCGCTGGCGGGCTTGTGGGAGTTTCCCGGCGGCAAGCTGGAACCCGGTGAGACGCCCGAGGCGGCGCTGGTTCGCGAACTTCACGAGGAACTGGCGATCACGGTCGCCCCCGGAATGCTGGAACCGGCGGGCTTCGCGACCGAGCCGTTGCCCGGTCGCCATCTCCTGCTGCTGCTTTATGTCATCCGTTCCTGGTCGGGCACGCCGGTCGCGCTGGAAGCGGACGGGCTGACCTGGTGCCAGCCCGCCGACATGCATGCCTGGCCCATGCCGCCCGCCGATGGGCCGCTCGTCCGCCAGCTCGCCGCCTATCTGGCGGACAAGACCAGTTTGGAGGCCGTGCCCGACAGCGGCACGGTGTAA
- a CDS encoding DUF2256 domain-containing protein, producing the protein MPNGVAKQNLPSKTCPACGRPFTWRKKWARDWDQVVYCSDACRKKR; encoded by the coding sequence ATGCCCAACGGCGTCGCCAAGCAAAACCTGCCGAGCAAGACCTGCCCGGCGTGCGGGCGGCCCTTCACGTGGCGCAAGAAATGGGCGCGGGATTGGGATCAGGTAGTGTATTGTTCGGATGCGTGCCGGAAGAAGCGGTAA
- a CDS encoding Flp family type IVb pilin, producing MTTIRKMIKNSKGATAIEYGLIAALIAVAAIGAMKTLGTSLSGTFTNISTKVANPSAAK from the coding sequence ATGACCACCATCCGCAAGATGATCAAGAACAGCAAGGGCGCAACGGCCATCGAATATGGCCTGATCGCTGCCCTGATCGCTGTTGCTGCCATCGGCGCCATGAAGACCCTTGGCACCTCGCTGAGCGGGACCTTCACCAACATCTCGACCAAGGTCGCAAACCCGTCGGCCGCTAAGTAA
- a CDS encoding DUF5695 domain-containing protein gives MRQSLIRLLPVTLATLSVVASAHDAGVQTQQETANDSQEAATSRFRVGAFQLILDPASQTARGLSPIATPGFDFLPIGRAKERAGNGYNHLGDIHLRLRQGGGAWQDYSSSHERRPVRALPARGAVLAKADISASTGTGLPLRIVREWVNDKGTPTLRFTLTNTSATPVEIGGLGLPMVFDNIITDRTLEQAHAQASFADPYIGRDAGYVQVTRLNGAGPALLVIPERGTPLEAYVPIPTVRETGGKAVISEASPRAQTSEGFYDWTIASAAYAQTDWKRGTPWNEATSFSLAPGQSRTIGLRLVTAPSIRAIEPTLTAQGCPVVVGVPGYVVPTDLEASLFVRSPSAITGIASYPAGALDVTKAPGKPGWTRLSVRGRQWGRARLTLTYADGQVQTVQYFVTKPLEQTMADLGRFSTTKQWFEGKGDPFGRSPAILTYDREADSIVTADPRVWISGMSDEGGAGSWVAAVMKQLDNPNAAEIARIEELVDKTVVGRLQVADGTHAGGVKKSLFYYDPAAFPNLYQPAKDWQSWTSWKKDQADDLGRAYNYPHVAAGHWALYRIARNHAGLTRVHDWPWYLDHAYQTIVAMMRDAPHYAQFGLMEGDVFVDILTDLKREGWTDKAAEVERLMKGRADHWRTLQYPFGSEMAWDSTGQAEVYAWMRYFGYGPQADVTREVILGYDPSIPHWGYNGNARRYWDFLYGGKYPRLERQIHHYGSTLNAIPLFDSFRRNPADMHLLRVAYGGLMGGITNIDQSGASSAAFHSWPDRMEWDPYSGDYGMGFFGHAYAAATYVVNDPTLGWLSYGGNLSQNGGRVHVEPHDGARARVFVAPVGLWLTLEAGKIKAVDYDPASGAVRLTLDPATGDTPAARLFVETTTPGGRPYRPDRGTFERGGYTVPLSGTASKLVLSAR, from the coding sequence ATGCGCCAAAGCCTTATCCGCCTTTTGCCAGTCACGCTGGCCACCCTTTCGGTCGTCGCCAGCGCCCATGACGCAGGCGTCCAAACGCAGCAGGAAACTGCCAATGATTCGCAAGAAGCCGCGACTTCGCGCTTTCGGGTCGGGGCGTTCCAACTGATCCTCGACCCCGCCAGCCAGACGGCGCGCGGCCTTTCGCCGATTGCGACGCCGGGCTTCGACTTTCTGCCGATCGGCCGTGCCAAGGAGCGCGCGGGCAATGGTTACAACCATCTGGGCGACATCCATCTGCGGCTGCGCCAGGGGGGCGGCGCGTGGCAGGATTATTCGTCCTCGCATGAACGGCGGCCGGTGCGGGCGCTGCCTGCTCGCGGGGCGGTGCTGGCGAAGGCGGACATCAGCGCGTCGACGGGGACCGGCCTGCCGCTGCGCATCGTGCGAGAGTGGGTGAACGACAAGGGCACTCCTACCCTGCGGTTCACCCTGACCAACACCTCCGCCACGCCGGTCGAGATCGGGGGCCTCGGCCTGCCGATGGTGTTCGACAACATCATCACCGACCGGACTCTGGAACAGGCCCATGCGCAGGCGAGCTTCGCCGACCCCTATATCGGGCGGGACGCTGGCTATGTGCAGGTCACGCGGCTGAATGGCGCAGGCCCGGCGCTGCTCGTCATTCCGGAACGCGGGACGCCGCTGGAAGCCTATGTACCGATCCCCACGGTGCGCGAGACCGGTGGCAAGGCGGTCATTTCGGAGGCGAGCCCCCGCGCGCAGACTTCGGAAGGCTTTTACGACTGGACCATCGCCAGCGCCGCCTATGCCCAGACTGATTGGAAGAGGGGTACACCCTGGAACGAAGCGACCAGCTTCTCGCTCGCACCCGGCCAGAGCCGCACGATCGGCCTGCGCCTCGTCACCGCGCCCAGCATCCGCGCGATCGAGCCGACGCTGACGGCGCAGGGATGTCCCGTCGTGGTCGGCGTGCCCGGCTATGTCGTGCCGACCGATCTGGAGGCATCGCTGTTCGTGCGCTCGCCATCCGCGATCACCGGCATCGCCAGCTATCCGGCGGGGGCGCTGGACGTGACCAAGGCACCAGGCAAGCCGGGCTGGACGCGCCTGTCGGTACGCGGGCGGCAATGGGGCCGGGCGCGCCTGACTCTCACCTATGCCGATGGTCAGGTCCAGACGGTCCAGTATTTCGTCACCAAGCCGCTCGAACAGACGATGGCCGATCTAGGCCGCTTCTCGACCACCAAACAGTGGTTCGAGGGCAAGGGCGATCCCTTTGGCCGCTCGCCCGCCATCCTGACCTATGACCGTGAGGCCGATAGCATCGTCACCGCCGACCCGCGCGTCTGGATTTCGGGCATGAGCGACGAGGGCGGCGCGGGCAGCTGGGTCGCGGCAGTGATGAAGCAACTCGACAACCCCAACGCAGCGGAAATCGCGCGCATTGAGGAGCTGGTCGACAAGACGGTGGTCGGGCGGCTGCAGGTCGCCGATGGTACTCATGCGGGCGGCGTCAAGAAGAGCCTGTTCTATTATGATCCGGCCGCCTTTCCGAACCTCTACCAACCGGCCAAAGACTGGCAGAGCTGGACCTCGTGGAAGAAGGATCAGGCCGACGATCTGGGCCGCGCCTATAACTACCCGCATGTCGCGGCGGGCCATTGGGCGCTGTACCGGATCGCGCGCAACCATGCCGGGCTGACGCGGGTGCATGACTGGCCATGGTATCTCGACCATGCCTATCAGACGATCGTCGCGATGATGCGCGACGCGCCGCATTATGCGCAGTTCGGACTGATGGAGGGCGATGTCTTCGTCGACATCCTGACCGACCTGAAGCGCGAAGGCTGGACCGACAAGGCCGCCGAGGTCGAACGCCTGATGAAGGGACGCGCGGACCACTGGCGCACCCTGCAATATCCGTTCGGCAGCGAGATGGCCTGGGACTCCACCGGCCAAGCCGAGGTCTATGCCTGGATGCGCTATTTCGGTTACGGTCCCCAGGCCGATGTCACGCGTGAGGTCATTCTGGGCTATGACCCGTCGATCCCGCACTGGGGCTATAACGGCAATGCGCGGCGTTATTGGGACTTCCTCTACGGCGGCAAATATCCGCGACTGGAGCGGCAGATCCATCATTACGGGTCGACGCTGAACGCCATTCCGCTGTTCGATTCGTTCCGCCGCAATCCCGCCGACATGCATCTGCTGCGCGTCGCCTATGGCGGGTTGATGGGCGGCATCACCAATATCGACCAGAGTGGTGCATCCTCGGCCGCCTTCCACAGCTGGCCCGACCGGATGGAATGGGACCCGTATAGCGGCGATTATGGAATGGGTTTTTTCGGTCATGCCTATGCCGCCGCGACCTATGTGGTGAACGATCCGACGCTGGGCTGGCTCTCCTATGGCGGAAACCTGTCGCAGAACGGCGGGCGTGTGCATGTCGAGCCGCATGACGGGGCGCGAGCGCGGGTCTTCGTTGCGCCGGTCGGACTTTGGCTGACGCTGGAGGCGGGCAAGATCAAGGCGGTGGATTATGATCCGGCGAGCGGCGCGGTCCGCCTGACCCTCGACCCGGCCACGGGCGACACACCCGCCGCGCGTCTGTTCGTCGAGACGACGACGCCCGGCGGCCGCCCCTATCGCCCCGATCGCGGGACGTTCGAGCGTGGCGGTTACACCGTGCCGCTGTCGGGCACGGCCTCCAAACTGGTCTTGTCCGCCAGATAG
- a CDS encoding tyrosine recombinase → MNMRDAALVDRFLEMMAAEAGAAGNTLAAYRSDLRLAAEAMEGLSEADASALQRLAEGWASLANATVARKAAALRRFYAFLHEEGLRDDDPSSVLPRPGQRRALPKILSHADIDQLFSAIAERTGAAHPSANDLRLAALVELLYGSGLRASELVALPRNAVHPDRPFLILKGKGGAERMVPISDRARAAVAAWRVHVPADKLWLFPGGKRHLTRIRLYQLIKALAAEAGIPPERVSPHVLRHAFATHLLGGGADLRAVQAMLGHADIATTEIYTHVEASRLVELVNAKHPLVDFRDKRP, encoded by the coding sequence ATGAATATGCGCGACGCCGCGCTGGTCGACCGCTTTCTGGAGATGATGGCGGCGGAGGCGGGCGCGGCGGGGAATACGCTGGCCGCCTATCGCTCCGACCTGCGGCTCGCCGCCGAGGCGATGGAGGGTTTGAGCGAAGCCGATGCGTCCGCGCTCCAGCGGTTGGCGGAGGGCTGGGCGTCGCTGGCGAACGCCACCGTCGCGCGCAAGGCGGCGGCGCTGCGACGCTTCTATGCCTTCCTGCATGAGGAGGGGCTGCGCGACGACGATCCCTCGTCGGTGCTCCCACGTCCGGGTCAGCGGCGCGCGCTGCCCAAGATACTCAGCCATGCCGATATAGACCAGCTGTTCTCCGCCATCGCCGAGCGGACGGGGGCGGCGCACCCCAGTGCGAATGATCTGCGGCTCGCGGCGCTGGTCGAACTGCTCTATGGTTCGGGTCTGCGCGCCAGCGAGCTGGTCGCCCTGCCGCGCAATGCCGTTCACCCGGACCGCCCCTTCCTGATCCTGAAGGGCAAGGGCGGCGCCGAGCGGATGGTCCCGATCTCCGACCGGGCGCGGGCGGCGGTGGCGGCGTGGCGCGTGCATGTCCCGGCCGACAAGCTCTGGCTTTTCCCCGGCGGAAAGCGGCACCTGACCCGCATCCGCCTCTATCAGCTCATCAAGGCGCTCGCGGCGGAAGCGGGCATTCCGCCCGAGCGGGTCAGCCCGCATGTGCTGCGCCATGCCTTTGCCACGCATCTGCTCGGCGGCGGGGCCGATCTGCGTGCGGTGCAGGCGATGCTGGGCCATGCGGACATCGCCACGACCGAGATCTATACGCATGTCGAGGCGAGCCGGTTGGTCGAACTCGTCAATGCCAAGCACCCGCTCGTTGATTTTCGGGACAAGCGCCCTTAG